In Aristaeella hokkaidonensis, the following are encoded in one genomic region:
- a CDS encoding class I SAM-dependent methyltransferase, with protein MSHLYDRAEIYDLIENEKRTEIIRNDWKEFLGDRPIHTLLDVSIGSGSMTLPLQELGIEISGSDLSETMLSRCGKKAAAKQKPIELKCSDFRDLSVWEDRQFDCVASTGNSLAYVTNEDVLKTLEGMDAHVKPGGYLCFDSRNWEKIRREKQRFYLYNPFFHDGTRVNLVQVWDHNPDGSITFNLLYTFEQENRIVQKEIFEEHYNPFPLSIVEKKLAELGYGPISLRPVPCNFPETDFEKIDWYRIIAQKQ; from the coding sequence ATGAGTCATCTCTATGATCGGGCGGAGATCTATGACCTGATCGAAAACGAAAAACGGACTGAAATCATCCGGAATGACTGGAAGGAATTCCTGGGCGACCGGCCCATTCATACCCTTCTCGACGTCAGCATCGGTTCAGGCAGCATGACCCTGCCGCTCCAGGAACTCGGCATTGAGATCAGCGGATCCGACCTGAGTGAAACAATGCTTTCCCGGTGCGGGAAAAAGGCTGCCGCGAAGCAAAAACCCATTGAGCTGAAATGCAGCGATTTCAGGGATCTCTCCGTCTGGGAGGACAGGCAGTTTGACTGCGTCGCCAGCACCGGAAACTCGCTGGCCTACGTGACCAACGAAGACGTCCTGAAAACCCTTGAAGGCATGGACGCCCACGTGAAGCCCGGCGGATACCTCTGTTTCGACTCCCGGAACTGGGAAAAGATCCGGCGGGAAAAGCAGCGTTTCTACCTGTACAATCCCTTCTTCCATGACGGCACAAGGGTCAACCTTGTCCAGGTCTGGGACCACAATCCGGACGGGTCGATCACCTTCAACCTGCTGTACACCTTTGAGCAGGAGAACAGGATCGTCCAGAAAGAAATTTTTGAGGAGCATTACAATCCCTTCCCGCTGTCCATCGTCGAAAAGAAGCTGGCGGAGCTGGGCTATGGTCCAATCTCCCTGCGCCCGGTTCCCTGCAACTTTCCGGAAACGGACTTTGAGAAAATCGACTGGTACAGGATCATCGCGCAGAAACAATAA
- a CDS encoding class I SAM-dependent methyltransferase, with protein MSNQIQNYRNVVDQPWGRMFYDLIYNQLNLPNEKRLKILDFGAGFCLTADHYAEHHDVTAAEPNKEMVSLRVRSNNYTLIPKGTEFLSAVADNTYDVVICHNVLEYVDDIDYILIQLERVLKPGGILSIVKHNDLGRAMGYAVLNDNPKAALDLLSKDQAESSMFGDRSVYSNEYLVDFLADQMVLKDVFGIRTFYGLSSNNEIKFTSDWYQSMLALETKAAAMDEYRKIAFFNHLVFEKTADKSSQEMTRNNS; from the coding sequence ATGTCCAATCAGATTCAGAATTACAGGAATGTAGTGGATCAACCCTGGGGCAGGATGTTCTATGACCTGATTTACAACCAGCTGAATCTCCCAAACGAAAAAAGGCTGAAGATCCTGGACTTTGGCGCCGGTTTCTGCCTCACGGCGGATCACTATGCGGAGCACCACGATGTCACCGCCGCGGAGCCGAACAAGGAAATGGTGAGCCTGCGCGTCAGGAGCAATAACTATACGCTGATCCCGAAGGGAACAGAATTCCTGTCTGCGGTTGCTGATAACACCTATGACGTTGTCATCTGCCACAACGTGCTGGAATATGTGGATGACATTGATTATATCCTGATACAGCTGGAACGGGTCCTGAAGCCCGGCGGAATCCTGTCGATTGTGAAACACAATGACCTGGGCAGGGCTATGGGTTATGCGGTCCTGAATGACAATCCGAAGGCCGCCCTGGATCTGCTCAGCAAGGACCAGGCTGAGAGCAGCATGTTTGGAGACAGAAGCGTTTACAGCAACGAATACCTCGTGGATTTCCTGGCTGACCAGATGGTTCTTAAGGACGTTTTCGGGATCCGGACGTTCTACGGGCTGTCTTCCAATAATGAAATCAAGTTCACCAGTGATTGGTATCAATCCATGCTTGCCCTGGAAACAAAGGCCGCCGCAATGGATGAATACCGGAAGATCGCCTTCTTCAATCATCTGGTGTTTGAAAAAACAGCCGACAAAAGTTCACAAGAAATGACAAGAAACAATTCCTGA
- a CDS encoding M48 family metallopeptidase, producing MSFDPERYTHDSDRSALKALQSIPGFSLLIKGFMNLWNEPQERILNMSTRIKLGENQMKKYYDMLPPICEKLGIPVPDLYLELDVKPNAYTYGDSNPFIVLTSGLLKALPEDLIPTILAHECGHIACHHALYRTMGRLVLSGASTAISSVIKLGGLLTVPLQVAFYYWMRCSEFSADRAAVLCDGTASKMQEVCMRLAGWDKDIMADANIDAFLQQAADYKEMINGSAWNKTLEYMIMSQISHPLTAVRAMECGEWAKSDLFNRILNGIPDPAEAKPAEEAPVNDAPASPAEPQKPEPFDILGLLGLKKQDEDKPEQPTVQAAPVETEAEKELRWYRKMAEEGLITWDQYEQKKKELLGE from the coding sequence ATGTCTTTTGATCCTGAAAGGTATACACACGATTCCGACAGATCGGCCCTGAAGGCTTTGCAGTCCATCCCGGGCTTTTCCCTGCTGATCAAGGGATTCATGAATCTCTGGAACGAGCCCCAGGAGAGGATCCTGAACATGTCCACCCGGATTAAGCTGGGGGAGAACCAGATGAAGAAGTACTATGACATGCTGCCGCCGATCTGCGAGAAGCTGGGGATTCCGGTGCCGGACCTGTACCTGGAGCTGGACGTGAAGCCCAACGCGTACACATACGGCGATTCCAATCCCTTTATTGTGCTCACATCCGGACTGCTGAAAGCACTTCCTGAAGACCTGATCCCGACGATCCTGGCCCATGAATGCGGGCATATCGCCTGCCATCACGCACTGTACAGGACTATGGGCCGGCTGGTGCTCAGCGGAGCGTCCACGGCCATCTCCTCGGTGATAAAGCTGGGCGGCCTGCTGACCGTGCCGCTGCAGGTGGCGTTCTATTACTGGATGCGGTGCAGTGAGTTTTCCGCGGACCGGGCGGCTGTGCTCTGTGACGGAACGGCAAGCAAAATGCAGGAAGTCTGCATGCGCCTGGCCGGGTGGGACAAGGACATTATGGCCGACGCGAACATCGACGCCTTCCTGCAGCAGGCGGCGGACTACAAGGAAATGATTAATGGAAGCGCCTGGAACAAGACGCTGGAGTATATGATCATGAGCCAGATCAGCCATCCGCTGACAGCGGTCCGGGCGATGGAGTGCGGCGAGTGGGCAAAGAGCGATCTGTTCAACCGGATCCTGAACGGCATTCCGGATCCGGCGGAGGCAAAGCCCGCGGAGGAGGCACCGGTGAATGACGCTCCCGCTTCCCCTGCCGAACCGCAGAAGCCGGAGCCCTTTGATATCCTCGGCCTGCTGGGCCTGAAGAAACAGGACGAGGATAAACCGGAGCAGCCGACAGTACAGGCCGCACCCGTGGAAACGGAAGCGGAAAAGGAACTGCGCTGGTACCGGAAGATGGCGGAAGAAGGCCTGATCACCTGGGACCAGTATGAGCAGAAGAAAAAGGAACTGCTGGGCGAATAA
- a CDS encoding GNAT family N-acetyltransferase, with translation MTFESVRNNPELCEQVKAYCREKWEKVSGVFARTADRSVSAEQFPQTWVMLMKTPEGNRVTGFYQLEEKDRLTIHTELTPFITTLFVDPGMHGGKGFGEMILNHARCVLGSMGYDTAYLCTDHIGYYEQYGFEEIGLDLTDYGQPTKVYITDTLGDFRYEVFDRKHPMPDHTRLAVYGLQHEVQENPAFLLWFLKNAAVTGQYPKFFTVTAFRGEGVAGTVNAMRSPEDSRSWYIGDLIVAEDCRGQGIADKMIRKVLTRIGRCAVGGETVCSYIEKDNEASRGLHRKLGFEDTGELKPFGELHFGENITTWIREI, from the coding sequence ATGACATTTGAATCAGTGAGGAATAATCCGGAGCTCTGTGAACAGGTGAAGGCCTACTGCCGGGAAAAGTGGGAAAAGGTCAGCGGCGTCTTCGCCCGGACGGCGGACAGGAGCGTCAGCGCAGAGCAGTTTCCCCAGACGTGGGTGATGCTGATGAAGACCCCGGAAGGGAACCGGGTGACCGGGTTTTACCAGCTGGAAGAAAAGGACCGGCTGACCATCCATACAGAGCTGACGCCTTTCATCACTACGCTGTTTGTGGATCCCGGGATGCACGGCGGAAAAGGGTTCGGGGAGATGATCCTGAACCACGCACGGTGCGTGCTGGGCAGCATGGGATATGACACCGCCTACCTCTGTACGGATCATATTGGCTACTATGAACAGTACGGCTTTGAGGAGATCGGGCTGGATCTTACCGATTACGGGCAGCCGACAAAGGTGTATATCACGGATACGCTGGGCGATTTCCGGTATGAGGTTTTTGACCGGAAGCACCCGATGCCGGATCATACGCGGCTGGCGGTTTACGGGCTGCAGCACGAGGTGCAGGAGAACCCGGCTTTCCTGCTGTGGTTCCTGAAGAACGCGGCGGTTACCGGACAGTATCCGAAGTTTTTCACGGTGACAGCCTTCCGGGGAGAAGGGGTGGCCGGCACGGTGAACGCCATGCGCAGCCCGGAGGATTCGCGGAGCTGGTACATCGGGGATCTGATCGTGGCGGAAGACTGCCGCGGACAGGGGATCGCGGATAAGATGATCCGAAAGGTGCTGACCCGGATCGGCCGGTGCGCCGTAGGCGGGGAGACGGTCTGCTCCTATATCGAAAAGGACAACGAGGCTTCCAGAGGCCTGCACCGGAAGCTTGGCTTTGAGGACACCGGGGAACTGAAACCCTTCGGGGAACTGCACTTTGGGGAAAACATAACCACCTGGATCCGGGAAATTTAA
- a CDS encoding amidase: MNQTEKALALAKSDRLNCIAELDETALEQAKAQEADKQDKPLAGIPVLVKDNIDVKGLHTTAGSLALADNIAQEDAPVIRNLRRNGAVILGKTNMTEFANYTTDGMPGGYSSRGGQVIHAVNPKLSPTGSSSGSAVAVAAGIVPMAVGTDTSHSVTGCAMFNGICGLKPPVGTLSAEGIIPIARTLDSAGAMARNLTDALKLYSAMRDEPLPELKPLRMDKLRIAVNRANREHLQCQEQFLNSLLRKLKTGGAVIGEVDQGAAPEMVTIMQWEFGPMLEDYLAKSTAERKTLAEIVAYYEANPDTMMKYGDKLLRAALDETPGGLEGKPYLDALEARREAIAKVMAEIEDYDAVLMTGPTSIMHYCGLPTVTVAGAEKNPDGVNEAVILYGKDEYRLYEAALAIEQVMLKI, encoded by the coding sequence ATGAATCAGACAGAGAAGGCACTGGCTCTCGCGAAAAGCGATAGGCTGAACTGCATCGCGGAACTGGATGAAACCGCACTGGAACAGGCAAAAGCACAGGAAGCGGACAAACAGGACAAGCCGCTGGCCGGGATACCGGTGCTGGTGAAAGACAATATTGACGTGAAAGGGCTGCATACCACGGCGGGCAGCCTGGCACTGGCGGACAATATCGCCCAAGAGGACGCACCGGTGATCCGGAACCTGCGCAGGAACGGCGCGGTGATCCTGGGAAAAACCAACATGACGGAATTCGCCAATTATACAACCGATGGTATGCCGGGTGGATACAGCTCCCGCGGCGGGCAGGTGATTCACGCGGTGAATCCGAAGCTTTCACCCACCGGCTCTTCCTCCGGATCGGCCGTGGCGGTCGCAGCGGGAATTGTACCGATGGCTGTGGGAACGGATACGTCCCACTCTGTTACCGGCTGCGCGATGTTCAACGGGATCTGCGGGCTGAAACCGCCGGTGGGAACACTGTCGGCGGAAGGGATCATTCCCATTGCCAGGACGTTGGACAGCGCAGGGGCGATGGCGCGGAACCTGACCGACGCACTGAAACTGTATTCCGCCATGCGGGACGAACCGCTGCCGGAACTGAAGCCCCTCAGGATGGACAAGCTTCGCATTGCGGTGAACCGGGCAAACAGGGAGCATCTTCAGTGCCAGGAACAGTTCCTGAACAGCCTGCTGAGGAAGCTGAAAACAGGCGGGGCCGTGATCGGAGAAGTGGATCAGGGAGCGGCGCCTGAAATGGTGACGATCATGCAGTGGGAATTCGGGCCGATGCTGGAAGACTATCTGGCAAAATCCACGGCGGAACGGAAAACCCTGGCGGAGATTGTCGCGTACTATGAAGCCAATCCGGATACCATGATGAAGTACGGGGACAAATTGCTGCGGGCAGCGCTGGATGAAACGCCCGGCGGACTCGAGGGGAAACCCTATCTGGACGCCCTGGAAGCACGCAGGGAAGCCATTGCGAAGGTTATGGCGGAGATTGAGGATTATGACGCTGTCCTGATGACGGGACCGACAAGCATCATGCATTATTGCGGCCTGCCGACGGTTACGGTGGCAGGAGCAGAAAAGAACCCGGACGGTGTGAATGAGGCAGTGATCCTGTACGGAAAGGATGAGTACAGGCTGTATGAAGCCGCCCTGGCGATTGAACAGGTGATGCTGAAGATATAG
- a CDS encoding DUF402 domain-containing protein — protein sequence MNKKRLNRDKWGFQYYPYYQMRIDHELFHGLVCLIRFTDGEKNYWETPKAGRIQVTGEGMTWLELIPDDTRRVITAMYFPDGTHGPERESYPVTANEQYQPSIWYIDIIEGTEYDEDGVAAFIDKYLDVIITPEGDVKVDDRDELDAAYASGDLTKEQYDAALAEGEDILKAYGGDIRGLDAWCAAVRQLAEDRIAAGEPITMCREVREWRKTQGES from the coding sequence ATGAACAAAAAACGCCTGAACCGGGACAAATGGGGGTTCCAGTATTACCCGTATTACCAGATGAGGATTGACCATGAACTGTTTCACGGGCTTGTGTGCCTGATCCGGTTTACGGACGGGGAAAAGAATTACTGGGAAACGCCGAAAGCCGGCAGGATCCAGGTGACCGGTGAAGGGATGACCTGGCTGGAGCTGATTCCGGATGATACCCGCCGGGTGATCACCGCCATGTATTTTCCGGACGGAACCCATGGACCGGAACGGGAAAGCTATCCGGTGACCGCAAATGAACAATACCAGCCGTCCATCTGGTATATTGATATCATTGAGGGTACCGAGTATGATGAAGACGGCGTTGCGGCGTTTATCGACAAATACCTGGATGTGATCATAACGCCGGAAGGCGACGTGAAGGTAGACGACCGGGATGAACTGGACGCGGCGTACGCTTCCGGAGACCTGACCAAAGAGCAGTACGACGCGGCCCTGGCGGAGGGCGAAGACATCCTGAAGGCATACGGCGGCGATATCCGCGGGCTGGACGCGTGGTGCGCGGCGGTGCGGCAGCTGGCGGAGGACCGGATCGCGGCAGGGGAGCCAATCACTATGTGCCGGGAAGTCCGGGAGTGGAGAAAAACACAGGGAGAATCCTGA
- a CDS encoding alpha/beta fold hydrolase: MKKYRSEKSGQAILETYDRILSTWQCETKERDVETEYGTTHVIECGAEEAPALVLFHGVGDDSALMWIYNAPELGKHFHLYAIDTMGGPGKSVPNENYNKEFDDVRWIDGVLDALEIEKAFFAGVSMGGYLVQIYTLMRPERVLKTISISGTVPVGGKKNSMSAMMKIFLPEALFPTDKNVTKLLKKLSGENYAVFTENKEIMAHYKSLLKGFNNMAMGYHKLHAFTPEEVDRIRDKVTYLVGTEDPFEMIGGREVLEQNHMDAVFYEKAGHGLNHERAEKINRKMISILQGAAE, encoded by the coding sequence ATGAAGAAGTACAGAAGTGAAAAGAGCGGACAGGCCATCCTGGAGACCTATGACCGGATCCTGTCCACCTGGCAGTGTGAGACAAAGGAAAGGGACGTGGAGACAGAATACGGAACCACCCACGTGATCGAATGCGGGGCGGAGGAAGCCCCGGCGCTGGTGCTTTTCCACGGAGTGGGGGACGACTCGGCGCTGATGTGGATCTACAACGCGCCGGAACTGGGAAAACACTTCCATCTTTACGCCATCGACACGATGGGCGGCCCGGGGAAGAGTGTGCCCAACGAGAACTACAACAAGGAATTTGACGACGTGCGTTGGATCGACGGGGTGCTGGACGCGCTGGAAATTGAGAAGGCCTTCTTCGCGGGCGTATCTATGGGCGGATACCTGGTGCAGATTTATACGCTGATGCGCCCGGAACGGGTGCTGAAGACCATCAGCATCTCCGGCACGGTACCGGTGGGCGGAAAGAAGAACTCCATGTCGGCGATGATGAAGATCTTCCTGCCGGAGGCACTGTTTCCGACGGATAAAAACGTGACCAAACTGCTCAAGAAATTGAGCGGGGAAAACTACGCCGTCTTCACAGAAAACAAGGAGATCATGGCCCATTACAAGAGCCTGCTGAAGGGCTTCAACAACATGGCCATGGGATACCATAAGCTCCACGCGTTCACCCCGGAAGAGGTGGACCGGATCCGGGATAAGGTGACATACCTGGTCGGCACGGAGGATCCGTTTGAGATGATCGGTGGAAGGGAAGTCCTGGAACAGAATCACATGGACGCTGTATTCTATGAAAAGGCCGGACACGGGCTGAACCATGAGCGGGCGGAGAAGATTAACCGGAAGATGATCAGTATTCTCCAGGGAGCGGCGGAATAA
- a CDS encoding TetR/AcrR family transcriptional regulator — protein MPKENKKELIIREALKLFSEKGFAAVSMRDLAESVGISVSTIYHYYESKQALVQGMIELANELTAKARDSFFRILSGTEKVECEPFVRAGVMYVTAYLRHEQIDPLLRMLESERFHEPAAEEAWQKMMFTDPIAHEAKVFELLAVRGEIRETDADRLAGEYHGIVMLGYFTGDTDRMARELTAFYNRVFNR, from the coding sequence ATGCCGAAAGAAAACAAAAAGGAACTGATTATCCGGGAAGCCCTGAAGCTGTTTTCCGAAAAGGGATTTGCGGCCGTCTCCATGCGGGACCTGGCGGAATCTGTCGGCATCAGCGTCAGTACGATCTATCACTATTATGAGAGTAAGCAGGCCCTGGTCCAGGGCATGATTGAACTGGCCAATGAGCTGACCGCGAAAGCCCGGGATTCCTTTTTCCGGATCCTGAGCGGCACGGAGAAGGTGGAATGCGAACCTTTTGTGCGTGCGGGAGTCATGTATGTGACAGCGTACCTGCGGCACGAACAGATCGATCCCCTGCTGCGGATGCTGGAGAGCGAGCGGTTCCATGAACCCGCCGCGGAGGAAGCCTGGCAGAAGATGATGTTTACCGATCCGATCGCACATGAGGCCAAAGTGTTTGAACTGCTGGCTGTCCGGGGAGAAATCCGGGAAACAGACGCGGACAGGCTGGCCGGGGAATATCACGGGATTGTCATGCTGGGCTATTTTACCGGGGATACGGACAGGATGGCCCGGGAACTGACGGCGTTTTACAACAGAGTATTTAACAGATAA
- a CDS encoding extracellular solute-binding protein, translated as MKRLICILLAVFALILSGIAGAQAKTLRVVGEFYDLPKAMQWYKDWVKLHPRDELKVNTSIYPTYQNAEDLIKALEAKKGKYSVMRIQSVYADWEQVRDSGLLVDLSGSEQLTSYVGRMYSVFQEMVYKDGKLTGVPCASCVDWAGLCCNPECWEKAGYGTEDVPTCFLELLDFLEKWAERNEAEPTGISLMQTYLFVNFARDSYTDWLSRFYVDQYVNQCLRQGEKPVFNTPEAITILKKIAWIGEALYECDSKVPRTEIQWETEGEYGFHTSWLLEDGMYGSYIIPCRVTKDAPVIYPVHMEILCIPQNAPERELALEFVEHYIQHVNDAIPSDDMSYETRDYLEWKSQLLTDAEATDSYREMVSHMEYSHRNYEIPYAQKIQKAISKFAAGSISAEELVVIIDESITAGLGSDNPGD; from the coding sequence ATGAAACGATTGATTTGTATCCTGCTGGCTGTTTTTGCGCTGATCCTGTCGGGGATTGCCGGCGCGCAGGCTAAGACACTTCGTGTGGTTGGAGAGTTTTATGACTTGCCTAAAGCTATGCAATGGTATAAGGACTGGGTCAAGCTTCATCCCAGGGACGAACTGAAGGTGAACACGAGCATCTATCCTACTTATCAAAACGCAGAGGACCTGATTAAAGCGCTGGAGGCGAAAAAGGGAAAATACAGCGTCATGAGGATACAGTCGGTCTATGCGGACTGGGAACAGGTGCGTGATTCCGGACTGCTGGTTGATCTGTCTGGATCAGAGCAGCTGACATCTTACGTCGGGCGGATGTATTCGGTTTTTCAGGAAATGGTTTACAAAGACGGGAAACTGACAGGTGTTCCCTGCGCTTCGTGTGTGGACTGGGCAGGATTATGCTGCAATCCGGAATGCTGGGAAAAAGCCGGATACGGAACAGAGGATGTTCCGACGTGCTTCCTGGAATTGCTTGATTTCCTGGAAAAATGGGCGGAAAGAAATGAAGCAGAACCGACAGGAATCAGCCTGATGCAGACATACCTGTTTGTCAATTTCGCCAGGGACAGCTATACAGACTGGCTGAGCAGGTTTTATGTGGATCAGTACGTCAACCAGTGCCTGAGACAGGGCGAAAAACCTGTTTTCAACACACCTGAAGCGATAACCATACTGAAGAAGATCGCCTGGATCGGCGAAGCACTGTATGAATGCGATTCGAAGGTTCCGCGCACGGAAATCCAATGGGAGACCGAGGGTGAGTACGGGTTCCATACCTCCTGGCTTCTGGAAGACGGAATGTACGGGTCATATATCATACCGTGCAGGGTTACGAAAGATGCCCCGGTAATTTATCCGGTGCATATGGAGATACTTTGCATTCCGCAGAATGCCCCGGAACGGGAGCTGGCGCTGGAGTTTGTGGAACACTATATCCAGCATGTAAACGACGCGATACCGTCAGACGATATGTCATATGAAACAAGGGACTATCTTGAATGGAAATCACAGCTGCTGACGGATGCGGAAGCAACGGATTCTTACCGGGAAATGGTCAGCCATATGGAGTATTCACACAGGAATTATGAAATTCCTTATGCACAGAAGATTCAGAAAGCCATCAGCAAATTTGCCGCAGGCAGCATAAGCGCTGAAGAGCTTGTGGTGATTATTGACGAGAGTATCACTGCGGGTCTGGGAAGTGATAATCCGGGAGACTGA
- a CDS encoding RNA polymerase sigma factor, with product MDKGFFIAEIEACSETMYRVAWSILRNETDVQDALQDAALKAWEKRSKVREEKYFRTWLIRILINVCYDIQRRHRNTVPLEKIPAQTYAKAPDPELAIALRAVPEKLRLPLVLCYCEGMSYEEAADVLRIPMTTLRGRLNRGKDALRKELKAE from the coding sequence GTGGACAAGGGATTCTTCATCGCGGAGATCGAAGCCTGCTCGGAAACGATGTACCGGGTAGCCTGGTCGATCCTGCGGAACGAGACCGACGTGCAGGACGCGTTGCAGGACGCGGCACTCAAAGCCTGGGAAAAGCGGAGTAAGGTGCGGGAGGAAAAGTATTTCCGCACATGGCTGATCCGCATATTGATAAACGTATGCTATGACATACAAAGAAGGCACCGGAACACCGTTCCACTGGAGAAGATTCCCGCCCAGACCTATGCGAAAGCACCGGACCCGGAACTGGCCATAGCGCTGAGAGCCGTTCCGGAGAAGCTTCGGCTGCCCCTTGTGCTGTGCTACTGCGAAGGCATGAGCTATGAGGAAGCCGCGGACGTGCTGCGGATTCCCATGACCACCCTGCGGGGCCGGCTCAACCGGGGAAAAGACGCATTGAGAAAGGAGCTGAAAGCGGAATGA
- a CDS encoding carbon-nitrogen hydrolase family protein, producing MRIGLASYRSENRNTAFNISQIERALKEAQGKVDLLCFGEAFLQGFDSLDWKYETDKETAVAQDSEIIDRLRCLTVQYHTAMLVGYIEREGDTLYSSCIVLAEGKTVHNYRRISRGWKDYTRTDDHYREGTETGEFSLQGKKIMLSLCGDMWDFPERFKTDHLLIWPVYVNYTLEDWESGTVEDYAAQAALAAKDALLVNPLDNDPVSHGGAFRFRNGKVTDRIAFDSEQILIVDVE from the coding sequence ATGAGGATCGGACTGGCTTCCTACCGGAGCGAGAACAGGAATACAGCTTTCAACATCAGCCAGATTGAGCGGGCGCTCAAAGAAGCGCAGGGAAAGGTTGACCTGCTCTGCTTCGGGGAAGCGTTTCTCCAGGGTTTTGATTCCCTGGACTGGAAGTATGAAACGGATAAGGAAACGGCGGTCGCACAGGACTCGGAAATCATAGACCGGCTGCGCTGCCTGACGGTGCAGTACCACACAGCGATGCTGGTTGGATATATCGAAAGGGAAGGAGATACCCTGTATTCCTCCTGCATTGTGCTGGCGGAGGGAAAGACCGTCCATAATTACCGGCGGATCTCCCGGGGCTGGAAAGACTATACCCGGACGGACGATCACTACCGGGAAGGAACAGAGACCGGGGAGTTCAGCCTGCAGGGGAAGAAGATCATGCTGTCCCTTTGCGGAGACATGTGGGATTTCCCTGAAAGGTTCAAAACAGATCACCTGCTGATCTGGCCCGTTTATGTGAACTACACCCTGGAGGACTGGGAGTCAGGAACAGTTGAAGACTACGCGGCTCAGGCGGCGCTGGCCGCAAAGGATGCGCTGCTCGTCAATCCCCTGGATAATGATCCGGTGAGCCATGGCGGCGCGTTCCGGTTCCGGAACGGAAAGGTGACGGACCGCATTGCCTTTGACAGCGAGCAGATCCTGATTGTGGACGTGGAATGA
- a CDS encoding HAD family hydrolase has protein sequence MKKITTILLDMYGVILEESKGFFIPYTFGSFDQAEHERLTRQFKEEKLFTRAANGEMTSDEFLTQLGFKDPQFHMVNYIDNFLTLDPGFREFAEKYYRQYDFVLLSNDVSEWSAYITKHHDLDQYFTHKIVSGDVKCRKPDRRIYEIALERTGKKPEECCFVDNSVKNLITAAELGIEPILFNRDGEEYTGTIVNSFAELAELLG, from the coding sequence ATGAAGAAAATCACGACGATTCTGCTGGACATGTACGGGGTGATCCTGGAGGAAAGCAAGGGTTTTTTCATTCCCTATACATTCGGTTCCTTCGACCAGGCGGAGCATGAACGGCTGACGAGGCAATTCAAGGAAGAAAAGCTGTTTACCAGGGCGGCGAACGGGGAGATGACTTCGGACGAGTTCCTGACGCAGCTTGGGTTTAAGGATCCGCAGTTTCATATGGTCAACTATATTGACAACTTCCTTACGCTGGACCCGGGATTCAGGGAGTTCGCGGAGAAGTATTACAGGCAGTATGACTTTGTGCTCCTTTCCAATGACGTGTCCGAGTGGAGCGCCTACATTACAAAGCATCATGACCTGGATCAGTATTTCACCCATAAGATCGTCAGCGGGGATGTAAAATGCCGCAAGCCGGACCGCAGAATCTATGAGATTGCGCTGGAAAGAACAGGGAAGAAGCCGGAGGAATGCTGCTTTGTGGACAACAGCGTGAAGAACCTGATCACAGCGGCTGAACTGGGCATTGAACCGATCCTGTTCAACCGGGACGGGGAAGAGTATACCGGCACCATCGTCAATTCCTTCGCGGAGCTGGCGGAGTTACTGGGATAA
- a CDS encoding ECF transporter S component, translated as MSSLKVRKLTYAALLLALAVMMPRVAGLIPDIGKTLNLMHIPVLLCGFLCGWSWGLVVGFTAPLLSSLLNGMPGIFPDATVMAFELATYGALSGLLYMLLPKKKWSIYVSLIVAMLAGRIVYGIVYLLLTSLGLVKINDALLAFVWVRAFAKPVLGIILQIVLVPLLVMVLERGRLILNNRRTAK; from the coding sequence TTGTCTTCCCTGAAAGTTCGCAAACTGACCTATGCCGCTTTACTGCTGGCTTTGGCTGTCATGATGCCAAGAGTTGCCGGACTCATTCCGGATATCGGTAAAACCCTGAATCTGATGCATATTCCTGTGCTGCTGTGCGGTTTCCTGTGCGGCTGGTCCTGGGGCCTCGTGGTTGGCTTTACAGCTCCGCTGCTCAGTTCGCTGCTGAACGGTATGCCCGGCATTTTCCCCGATGCCACGGTAATGGCCTTTGAGCTGGCCACATACGGCGCCCTGTCCGGGCTGCTTTATATGCTGCTGCCGAAAAAGAAATGGAGCATCTACGTTTCCCTGATCGTCGCCATGCTTGCGGGCCGTATTGTATACGGCATCGTATACCTTCTCCTGACCAGCCTGGGCCTGGTAAAGATCAATGACGCCCTGCTGGCCTTTGTCTGGGTCAGGGCGTTTGCCAAGCCTGTCCTCGGAATTATCCTGCAGATCGTCCTGGTTCCCTTGCTTGTCATGGTCCTGGAACGGGGCCGCCTGATTCTGAATAACAGGAGAACAGCCAAATGA